From one Acidimicrobiales bacterium genomic stretch:
- a CDS encoding amidohydrolase family protein yields MYNGAKVFDVHSHVSVPGSSRSFAASLMASNTVMKSPLSQGGRDPSTEEEYRAAVAAHLSYMDDRDIDVQILGPRPYMQLGWMAPHLIPAWCRYVNDTIHQQVAFHPDRFLGAVALPQNSDAPDISHVLPELERCVNEYNFVAAYLSPDPKGLRTTPGVNEPYWYPLYERCSELNLPIIV; encoded by the coding sequence ATGTACAACGGCGCGAAGGTATTCGACGTCCACAGCCACGTCTCGGTCCCCGGGTCGTCGCGGAGCTTCGCCGCCAGCCTGATGGCGTCCAACACGGTGATGAAGAGCCCGCTCTCCCAGGGGGGGCGTGACCCCTCGACCGAGGAGGAGTACCGCGCGGCGGTCGCCGCCCACCTCTCCTACATGGACGACCGGGACATCGACGTGCAGATCCTCGGACCCCGCCCCTACATGCAGCTCGGCTGGATGGCCCCGCACCTCATCCCGGCGTGGTGCCGCTACGTGAACGACACCATCCACCAGCAGGTGGCCTTCCACCCCGACCGCTTCCTCGGCGCGGTGGCGCTGCCCCAGAACTCCGACGCCCCGGACATCAGCCACGTGCTGCCCGAGCTCGAGCGCTGCGTGAACGAGTACAACTTCGTCGCCGCCTACCTCTCGCCGGACCCGAAGGGCCTGCGCACCACCCCGGGCGTCAACGAGCCGTACTGGTACCCGCTCTACGAGCGCTGCAGCGAGCTCAACCTGCCGATCATCGTG
- a CDS encoding ABC transporter substrate-binding protein — translation MRTPRTALASIAALCLIGTTAATASASAKAHTAKARLGTVVVGDEGFTESAILQNIYGDLLGKLGYTVKYQTTTSRQQAIPALEKGTINVEPDYAGSLLLYLNANQTKAAGQLTSAIAADNAALKAKKAVVLPGTAGLDQNVFVVTKATSSRYGLKTLSQLKSHAKSWTFGAPAECTQNYFCAPGLKAVYGIKFKTVKNYDESGPLTVAALKSGAAEVVELFSTDPIINQDGFVSLKDDKNLEPADHLVAVVGSKFNTSAVDRALESVNARLTTNELVTLDGQASSASKPSAATIAKNFLTAAKML, via the coding sequence ATGAGAACCCCGCGCACTGCGCTCGCCTCAATCGCCGCGCTCTGCCTGATCGGCACCACCGCCGCCACGGCGTCGGCGTCCGCCAAGGCGCACACCGCCAAGGCGAGGCTCGGCACCGTCGTCGTCGGTGACGAGGGCTTCACCGAGTCAGCGATCCTGCAGAACATCTACGGGGACCTGCTCGGCAAGCTCGGGTACACCGTGAAGTACCAGACGACGACCTCCCGCCAGCAGGCGATCCCGGCCCTCGAGAAGGGCACGATCAACGTCGAGCCCGACTACGCGGGCTCGCTGCTCCTCTACCTGAACGCCAACCAGACCAAGGCGGCCGGCCAGCTGACCTCCGCGATCGCGGCGGACAACGCGGCGCTGAAGGCGAAGAAGGCGGTCGTGCTGCCGGGGACGGCGGGCCTCGACCAGAACGTCTTCGTCGTCACCAAGGCGACCTCGTCCAGGTACGGCCTGAAGACGCTGTCGCAGCTGAAGAGCCACGCCAAGTCCTGGACCTTCGGCGCGCCGGCCGAGTGCACGCAGAACTACTTCTGCGCCCCCGGCCTGAAGGCCGTCTACGGGATCAAGTTCAAGACCGTGAAGAACTACGACGAGTCGGGGCCGCTCACGGTGGCGGCGCTGAAGAGCGGCGCGGCCGAGGTCGTCGAGCTCTTCTCGACCGACCCGATCATCAACCAGGACGGCTTCGTCTCCCTGAAGGACGACAAGAACCTCGAGCCCGCTGACCACCTCGTGGCCGTCGTCGGTTCGAAGTTCAACACCTCCGCGGTCGACCGGGCCCTCGAGTCGGTGAACGCGCGCCTCACAACGAACGAGCTCGTCACCCTCGACGGTCAGGCCTCCTCGGCGAGCAAGCCCTCCGCGGCGACGATCGCGAAGAACTTCCTCACCGCGGCGAAGATGCTGTAG
- a CDS encoding ABC transporter ATP-binding protein has translation MIELRSVTKSYSDGQPAVDDLSMEIASHEFCVLVGPSGCGKTTTLKMINRLVEPTSGEILIDGVDVMSVDPVELRRGIGYVMQQGGLFPHLRVADNVAAVPRLLGWDKARIAARVEELLELVGLEPDRYLRRFPHELSGGERQRIGVARALAADPIMLLMDEPFGAVDPIARKRLQEEFKELQGRLGKTVVFVTHDIEEALFLGDRIAIMHRGGVLEQYDTPQAILAKPASPFVAEFVGADRDLQRLSVTALSLEDLERPPTAPSLTPDEALVAIGSQAGSPRVVVENPAGEAVGVVELDEIGAAGALVHPFSAALPLGSSLKRALAAMLERDEGYLPVTDGDRYVGLLSLEGLHGAMRRSAGSPPPSD, from the coding sequence ATGATCGAGCTCCGGTCGGTCACCAAGTCCTATTCCGACGGCCAGCCCGCGGTCGACGATCTCTCGATGGAGATCGCCTCCCACGAGTTCTGCGTGCTCGTCGGCCCCTCTGGCTGCGGCAAGACGACGACGCTGAAGATGATCAACCGCCTCGTCGAGCCGACCTCCGGCGAGATCCTCATCGACGGGGTCGACGTGATGTCCGTCGACCCCGTGGAGCTGCGGCGCGGCATTGGCTACGTGATGCAGCAGGGGGGCCTCTTCCCGCACCTGCGCGTCGCCGACAACGTCGCCGCGGTCCCCCGCCTCCTCGGCTGGGACAAGGCGAGGATCGCGGCGCGCGTCGAGGAGCTCCTCGAGCTCGTCGGCCTCGAGCCCGACCGCTACCTGCGCCGCTTCCCCCACGAGCTCTCCGGGGGCGAGCGCCAACGGATCGGCGTGGCGCGCGCCCTCGCCGCCGACCCGATCATGCTGCTCATGGACGAGCCCTTCGGCGCCGTCGACCCGATCGCCCGCAAGCGTCTGCAGGAGGAGTTCAAGGAGCTCCAGGGGCGCCTCGGCAAGACCGTCGTCTTCGTCACCCACGACATCGAGGAGGCGCTCTTCCTCGGCGACCGGATCGCGATCATGCACCGGGGTGGCGTCCTCGAGCAGTACGACACGCCGCAGGCGATCCTCGCGAAGCCCGCCTCCCCCTTCGTCGCCGAGTTCGTCGGCGCCGACCGGGACCTGCAGCGCCTCTCGGTGACGGCGCTCTCGCTCGAGGACCTCGAGCGGCCGCCGACCGCCCCCTCCTTGACCCCCGACGAGGCCCTCGTGGCGATCGGCTCCCAGGCCGGCTCGCCCCGCGTCGTCGTCGAGAACCCCGCCGGCGAGGCGGTGGGGGTCGTCGAGCTCGACGAGATCGGCGCGGCGGGGGCGCTCGTTCATCCCTTCTCCGCCGCGCTGCCGCTCGGCAGCTCGCTGAAGCGGGCGCTCGCGGCGATGCTCGAGCGCGACGAGGGCTACCTCCCCGTGACCGACGGCGACCGCTACGTCGGCCTGCTCAGCCTCGAGGGGCTGCATGGCGCGATGCGCCGGAGCGCCGGGAGCCCGCCGCCGAGCGACTGA
- a CDS encoding ABC transporter permease: protein MSWAGTWVAANQSLILDALGQHVELVAIAVAAGLAVSLPLGLLAWRFHRVRGLILGFTGLLYTIPSIALFVLIQPVTGYFSLTTAEVALSGYTLLILVRNLLTGLDGVGDEVHEAAVAMGYSPFQQLVRIYLPLALPALYAGLRVATVTVVGLVTITAFIGLGGLGKVILLGFADYFYTPVVVGLVLSILLAALGDALFAALARVTVRWRMVRG, encoded by the coding sequence GTGAGCTGGGCCGGCACGTGGGTCGCGGCAAACCAGTCCTTGATCCTCGACGCGCTCGGCCAGCACGTCGAGCTCGTCGCCATCGCGGTGGCCGCCGGGCTCGCCGTCTCGCTCCCGCTCGGCCTCCTCGCCTGGCGCTTCCACCGTGTGCGCGGCCTCATCCTCGGCTTCACGGGGCTGCTCTACACGATCCCCTCGATCGCGCTCTTCGTCCTCATCCAGCCCGTCACCGGCTACTTCTCGCTCACGACGGCCGAGGTGGCGCTGTCGGGGTACACGCTGCTGATCCTCGTGCGCAACCTCCTCACCGGCCTCGACGGGGTGGGCGACGAGGTCCACGAGGCGGCCGTGGCGATGGGCTACTCGCCCTTCCAGCAGCTGGTGCGGATCTACCTGCCGCTCGCCCTCCCAGCCCTCTACGCCGGGCTGCGGGTGGCGACGGTGACGGTCGTCGGCCTCGTCACGATCACCGCCTTCATCGGCCTCGGCGGCCTCGGGAAGGTGATCCTGCTCGGCTTCGCGGACTACTTCTACACACCGGTCGTCGTCGGCCTCGTGCTCTCGATCCTGCTCGCCGCGCTCGGTGACGCCCTCTTCGCAGCGCTCGCGCGCGTCACGGTGCGGTGGCGGATGGTGCGCGGCTGA
- a CDS encoding ABC transporter permease, translating to MHFLDGCFHYLTSMANWTGSDGIAARAVAQVELSALVVLAAALIGIGIGFYLGHVGHGGFVAVNAANAARAIPSLALLILLVIWPVVSLKGGGFDAAFLTLVALAIPPVLTNAYVAMREVDPVVIEAAKSVGMSSARRFFTIEIPLAAPLTVAGLRTAAVEVVATSTLAAYVSYNDLGNFIFAGLNTNNNVESFCGAFLVAVLSGIADLCLLGLYRLVTPKPLRRATAARSRGTFGVHGRLSRVAA from the coding sequence ATGCACTTCCTCGACGGCTGCTTCCACTACCTCACCTCGATGGCGAACTGGACCGGGAGCGACGGGATCGCGGCGCGCGCCGTCGCGCAGGTCGAGCTCTCCGCCCTCGTCGTCCTCGCCGCGGCGCTCATCGGCATCGGCATCGGCTTCTACCTCGGCCACGTCGGCCACGGCGGCTTCGTCGCGGTGAACGCCGCCAACGCGGCGCGCGCCATCCCCTCGCTGGCGCTGCTCATCCTGCTCGTCATCTGGCCCGTCGTCTCGCTGAAGGGTGGCGGCTTCGACGCCGCCTTCCTCACCCTGGTCGCGCTCGCGATCCCGCCGGTGCTCACCAACGCCTACGTCGCGATGCGCGAGGTCGACCCGGTCGTGATCGAGGCCGCGAAGTCGGTCGGGATGTCGTCGGCGCGCCGCTTCTTCACGATCGAGATCCCCCTCGCCGCGCCCCTCACCGTCGCCGGGCTGCGCACCGCGGCGGTGGAGGTGGTCGCCACCTCGACCCTCGCCGCCTACGTCTCCTACAACGACCTCGGGAACTTCATCTTCGCCGGGCTGAACACCAACAACAACGTCGAGTCCTTCTGCGGGGCGTTCCTCGTCGCGGTGCTGTCGGGGATCGCCGACCTCTGCCTACTCGGCCTCTACCGCCTCGTCACCCCGAAACCGCTGCGGCGGGCGACGGCGGCGCGCTCGCGGGGCACCTTCGGCGTGCACGGCCGGCTGTCGAGGGTTGCCGCGTAG
- a CDS encoding nuclear transport factor 2 family protein codes for MAVAANDEMTDRLLIREAVENWVLWRDAGDWERFRGVWHPEGRMMATWFQGTYEEFIAVSVAGFEKGVRILHFLGGVSVDLAGDRAIAQTKMTISQRALVEGVRCDVVCTGRFYDFFERRADKWGLVLRQPIYEKDRLDPIDPTEAPVLDKAVLEGFPEGYRHLAYLQHGIGYDVKRDMPGLTGPEVEALYRRGASWLAGGAPD; via the coding sequence GTGGCCGTGGCCGCGAACGACGAGATGACCGACCGCCTGCTGATCCGCGAGGCCGTGGAGAACTGGGTGCTGTGGCGCGACGCCGGCGACTGGGAGCGCTTCCGGGGGGTCTGGCACCCCGAGGGCAGGATGATGGCGACGTGGTTCCAGGGGACCTACGAGGAGTTCATCGCCGTCTCGGTGGCGGGCTTCGAGAAGGGCGTGCGGATCCTGCACTTCCTCGGGGGCGTCTCGGTCGACCTCGCCGGTGACCGGGCGATCGCGCAGACGAAGATGACCATCAGCCAGCGCGCGCTCGTCGAGGGCGTGCGCTGCGACGTCGTCTGCACGGGGCGCTTCTATGACTTCTTCGAGCGCCGCGCGGACAAGTGGGGGCTCGTCCTCCGCCAGCCGATCTACGAGAAGGACCGCCTCGACCCGATCGACCCCACCGAGGCGCCCGTGCTCGACAAGGCGGTGCTCGAGGGCTTCCCCGAGGGCTACCGCCACCTCGCCTACCTGCAGCACGGCATCGGCTACGACGTGAAGCGGGACATGCCCGGCCTCACGGGGCCCGAGGTCGAGGCCCTCTACCGCCGCGGCGCGAGCTGGCTCGCGGGCGGCGCGCCCGACTGA
- a CDS encoding dihydrodipicolinate synthase family protein: protein MTEPLFEGVGVALVTLFNDDGSLDAKATADLACRLVEAGVRGVIVAGTTGEAASLDAAERAELVSVTREALAGAAPVLCGTGAASLRQALAFTDAALGAGAEAVLALSPAGSVGLERYYASLAERCGPVPLLAYHFPGASLPGIPLATLRELPVAGVKDSSGDAERLLETVTTWDQHVYTGSSALLSYAGPLGCRGAILALANAEPEGCVAAFAGDPAAQRAIAEAHKASRASFPRAIKELTARRFQTSQVSRIG from the coding sequence ATGACCGAACCGCTCTTCGAAGGGGTCGGCGTCGCCCTCGTCACGCTGTTCAACGACGACGGCTCGCTCGACGCCAAGGCCACCGCCGACCTCGCCTGCCGCCTCGTCGAGGCGGGGGTGCGCGGCGTGATCGTCGCCGGCACGACCGGGGAGGCCGCCTCCCTCGATGCCGCCGAGCGGGCCGAGCTCGTCTCGGTCACCCGCGAGGCGCTCGCCGGCGCGGCCCCGGTGCTGTGCGGGACGGGCGCCGCCTCGCTCCGCCAGGCGCTCGCCTTCACCGACGCCGCGCTCGGCGCCGGCGCAGAGGCGGTCCTCGCCCTCTCGCCCGCCGGCAGCGTCGGCCTCGAGCGCTACTACGCCTCGCTCGCCGAGCGCTGCGGCCCGGTCCCCCTCCTCGCCTATCACTTCCCCGGCGCGTCGCTGCCGGGGATCCCCCTCGCGACGCTGCGCGAGCTGCCGGTCGCCGGCGTGAAGGACTCGAGCGGCGACGCCGAGCGCCTCCTCGAGACCGTCACCACCTGGGACCAGCACGTCTACACCGGCTCCTCGGCGCTGCTCTCCTACGCCGGGCCGCTCGGCTGCCGCGGCGCGATCCTCGCCCTCGCCAACGCCGAGCCTGAGGGGTGCGTCGCCGCCTTCGCCGGCGACCCCGCCGCGCAGCGGGCGATCGCCGAGGCGCACAAGGCCTCGCGGGCGAGCTTCCCGCGCGCCATCAAGGAGCTCACGGCGAGGCGCTTCCAGACCTCGCAGGTCTCGCGCATCGGCTGA
- a CDS encoding PHP domain-containing protein has protein sequence MEPVEALEAIAYTLETKGAPGFKIKAFRSAAETIRPLGRDELARLAEGRGLGRLPGVGETTATVIREALAGGTPQYLTDLGGSAMPSDEALSPEAEALHRALRGDCHTHSEWSDGSSPVTVMAHAAAALGHDYVALTDHSPRLTVAHGLNRERLAEQLALVAELNEELAPFRILTGIEVDILEDGGLDQEPELLATLDVVVASVHSKLRMDAKQMTRRMVAAMESPYTDILGHCTGRLLSGKGRPQSEFDAEEVFSCCAEHGKAVEINSRPERRDPPPALLERALGLGCLVTIDTDAHAPGQLEWQPLGCIQAAAAGVRPDQIVNTHALDEILAWTASHRAS, from the coding sequence ATGGAGCCCGTCGAAGCGCTCGAGGCGATCGCTTACACCCTCGAGACCAAGGGCGCGCCCGGCTTCAAGATCAAGGCCTTCCGCTCCGCCGCGGAGACGATCCGCCCCCTTGGCCGCGACGAGCTCGCGCGCCTCGCCGAGGGGCGTGGCCTCGGGCGCCTGCCGGGCGTCGGCGAGACGACGGCGACGGTCATCCGCGAGGCGCTCGCCGGCGGCACGCCGCAGTACCTGACGGACCTCGGCGGCTCGGCGATGCCCTCGGATGAGGCGCTCTCGCCCGAGGCCGAGGCCCTCCACCGGGCGCTGCGCGGCGACTGCCACACCCACTCGGAGTGGTCCGACGGCTCCTCGCCGGTCACGGTGATGGCGCACGCCGCGGCGGCCCTCGGCCACGACTACGTCGCGCTCACCGACCACAGCCCGCGCCTCACCGTCGCGCACGGCCTCAACCGCGAGCGCCTCGCCGAGCAGCTGGCACTCGTCGCGGAGCTGAACGAGGAGCTCGCGCCCTTCCGCATCCTCACCGGCATCGAGGTCGACATCCTGGAGGACGGCGGCCTCGACCAGGAGCCGGAGCTGCTCGCCACGCTCGACGTCGTCGTCGCGAGCGTGCACTCCAAGCTGCGCATGGACGCGAAGCAGATGACCCGCCGCATGGTCGCCGCGATGGAGAGCCCCTACACCGACATCCTCGGCCACTGCACCGGCCGCCTGCTGAGCGGCAAGGGCCGCCCGCAGTCCGAGTTCGACGCCGAGGAGGTCTTCTCCTGCTGCGCCGAGCACGGCAAAGCGGTCGAGATCAACAGTCGCCCCGAGCGGCGCGACCCCCCGCCGGCCCTCCTCGAGCGCGCGCTCGGGCTCGGCTGCCTGGTGACGATCGACACCGACGCGCACGCCCCCGGCCAGCTCGAGTGGCAGCCCCTCGGCTGCATCCAGGCGGCCGCGGCGGGCGTCCGCCCCGACCAGATCGTGAACACCCACGCCCTCGACGAGATCCTCGCCTGGACGGCGAGCCACCGCGCCAGCTGA
- the ligD gene encoding non-homologous end-joining DNA ligase, giving the protein MPSASPKVDLEVAGHTVSLSNPDKVFFAARGETKLDLAQYYLAVGEGAMRGVRERPTVLKRFPNGAAGEFFFQKRVPPGRPDWLQTVTVDFPSGRSAEELCPVDVAHILWAVNLGCLELNPWPVRRADVDHPDELRVDLDPQPGVTFEDVRRVALEVRVLLSEHGLVGFPKTSGSRGIHINVPIEARYGFKEVRRAALALARELERRMPGTATSKWWKEERGEAVFVDYNQNARDRTVASAYSVRPNPEGRVSCPLTWEEVADVDPGDLTIATVPERFRTVGDPGAGLEATSYDLTPLLEQAARDEAAGLGDAPWPPHFQKEADEPPRVAPSRRRKAPRGEAAAEERAD; this is encoded by the coding sequence ATGCCCTCCGCCTCGCCGAAGGTCGACCTCGAGGTCGCCGGGCACACCGTCTCGCTCTCCAACCCCGACAAGGTCTTCTTCGCGGCGCGCGGCGAGACCAAGCTCGACCTCGCGCAGTACTACCTCGCGGTCGGCGAGGGGGCGATGCGCGGCGTGCGCGAGCGGCCGACGGTGCTGAAGCGCTTCCCGAACGGCGCGGCGGGGGAGTTCTTCTTCCAAAAGCGCGTCCCGCCGGGCCGCCCCGACTGGCTGCAGACGGTGACGGTCGACTTCCCCTCCGGCCGCAGCGCCGAGGAGCTCTGCCCGGTCGACGTCGCGCACATCCTCTGGGCGGTGAACCTCGGCTGCCTGGAGCTCAACCCCTGGCCGGTGCGGCGCGCCGACGTCGACCACCCCGACGAGCTGCGCGTCGACCTCGACCCGCAGCCGGGGGTTACCTTCGAGGACGTCCGGCGCGTCGCCCTCGAGGTGCGGGTGCTGCTCTCAGAGCACGGCCTCGTCGGCTTCCCGAAGACCTCCGGCTCGCGGGGCATCCACATCAACGTGCCGATCGAGGCGCGCTACGGCTTCAAGGAGGTGCGCCGCGCCGCCCTCGCGCTGGCGCGGGAGCTCGAGCGGCGGATGCCCGGCACGGCGACCTCGAAGTGGTGGAAGGAGGAGCGCGGCGAGGCGGTCTTCGTCGACTACAACCAGAACGCCCGCGACCGTACCGTCGCCTCGGCGTACTCGGTGCGCCCGAACCCCGAGGGGCGCGTCTCCTGCCCGCTCACCTGGGAGGAGGTCGCCGACGTTGACCCCGGCGACCTCACGATCGCCACCGTCCCCGAGCGCTTCCGCACCGTCGGCGACCCCGGTGCGGGCCTCGAGGCCACCTCCTACGACCTCACCCCGCTCCTCGAGCAGGCGGCGCGCGACGAGGCCGCCGGCCTCGGCGACGCCCCCTGGCCGCCGCACTTCCAGAAGGAGGCCGACGAGCCGCCGCGCGTCGCCCCGAGCCGACGCCGCAAGGCCCCGCGCGGGGAGGCGGCAGCCGAGGAGCGAGCCGATTAG
- a CDS encoding fumarylacetoacetate hydrolase family protein produces MKLVLFERGSGPEPGLLEGERVVPVGDLVTAGHDAQATMAGIIDDFETLRPRLEEARATTGLPLAEVRLRPPLPRPGKVLCCIGNYWEHAQREPRQLNMFMKNPDAVVGPGDTIELPRFAEPWMFMHEAELAIVLRGPSKLVDQEHWRDAVFGYTCLIDVSARGEGRSTWKAGSWLGKSFDTFCPIGPCIATADEIPDPNDLHVQFWDNGQLRHNYHTDDMEHRVPELIEFASTIMTLNSGDLISCGTNHEGLGPLQDGEHVEIEVHGIGRMALDVRDPLARSWEVGIYMGADSTNHEAVRRHRPDDAALLKEP; encoded by the coding sequence GTGAAGCTCGTGCTCTTCGAGCGGGGTTCGGGACCGGAGCCGGGCTTGCTGGAGGGTGAGCGGGTCGTCCCCGTCGGCGACCTCGTCACCGCCGGCCACGACGCGCAGGCGACGATGGCGGGGATCATCGACGACTTCGAGACGCTGCGACCGCGCCTCGAGGAGGCGCGCGCGACGACCGGCCTCCCCCTCGCTGAGGTGCGCCTCCGTCCGCCGCTGCCGCGCCCCGGCAAGGTGCTCTGCTGCATCGGCAACTACTGGGAGCACGCCCAGCGCGAGCCGCGTCAGCTGAACATGTTCATGAAGAACCCCGACGCCGTCGTCGGCCCCGGCGACACCATCGAGCTGCCCCGCTTCGCCGAGCCGTGGATGTTCATGCACGAGGCGGAGCTCGCGATCGTGCTGCGCGGCCCCTCCAAGCTCGTCGACCAGGAGCACTGGCGCGACGCGGTCTTCGGCTACACCTGCCTGATCGACGTCTCGGCGCGCGGCGAGGGCCGCTCGACGTGGAAGGCGGGGAGCTGGCTCGGGAAGTCCTTCGACACCTTCTGCCCGATCGGCCCCTGCATCGCCACTGCGGACGAGATCCCCGACCCGAACGACCTGCACGTGCAGTTCTGGGACAACGGCCAGCTGCGCCACAACTACCACACCGACGACATGGAGCACCGGGTCCCCGAGCTCATCGAGTTCGCCTCGACGATCATGACCCTCAACTCCGGCGACCTCATCTCCTGCGGCACCAACCACGAGGGCCTCGGCCCTCTGCAGGACGGCGAGCACGTCGAGATCGAGGTGCACGGGATCGGCCGCATGGCGCTCGACGTCCGCGACCCGCTCGCGCGCAGCTGGGAGGTCGGGATCTACATGGGCGCCGACTCGACCAACCACGAGGCGGTCCGCCGTCACCGCCCCGACGACGCCGCGCTGCTGAAGGAGCCCTAA